The DNA region GGGGATTCATAATGGTTTTCTTCAAGCCGGAACACAGTACTATTCCCGGCCTGAGGGAACGAGCATCTGCGTTGAGCAAGAAACTGGGACCGATGAGCAGGCCCGAAATACTTACTTTGGTGGTTGTTGGTCTGACGGTCATTACTCTAAGTTGTCGCTCCTTTATCCCCGGCCTTGAGAACCTCAACAAGAGCGCTATTATCCTGATTTCGACGATACTCTTTTTTGTTTTCAGGATTCTATCTATTAAGGATCTGGAATTGATTCCCTGGAACATCATCCTGCTGTTTGGTGGTGCTATGAGCATCGGATTCTGTCTGTGGCAGACAGGTGCAGCAAGCTGGATGGCCATCAACTGGTTGGGCTTGTTGGAGACGGCCCCGTCTTTTGTGTTCATCATGGGAGTGTCAATATTTGTACTGTTGATGACCAATTTCATAATGAACGTAGCCGCCATCGCCATTTCTTTACCGGTGGCACTGGTTATCGCTCCCTATCTCGGTGTATCACCGGAAGTCATACTGTTTTCCTCACTGGTTATGGCAGGAATGCCATTCCTTCTCCTGGTAGGTGCGGCACCGAATGCCATTGCTTACGAGAGCAAGCAGTTTACCAGCGGTGAATTCTTCACTGCCGGTATTCCAGCCAGCGTGTTGCTAACGGTAGTTCTGGCCCTGTTCGTGGGAGTTATCTGGCCGATGATGGGCATGCCGGTGACGCTGCCCTAAGCGGAGAAAGTTAATGTTGCTAGATGCCGGATCAAGCCCGGCATGACAAGGCTTGGTAGGTCAGGAGGCTTGTCCTCCTGACAATTGCATCAGGCTGGGTGGCCCACCGCTTGCGGTGGGATCAGCAAATACATAGATTACCTCAATGACTAAGCTGCGTCACATAGATGATGGCGGTACAGCCCGCTTTGTGACTTTCAGTTGCTATCGCCATCTTCCCTGCCTTTCCACTCCGCGCATACGGGATATTGCGGTGGAAGAACTTCGCCGCGTCGCACAGAAATACGATATCCGTATTCTGGGCTTTGTTATCATGCCTGATCATGTGCATCTCGTTCTGTGGCCACCGGACGGTACACAACTTGGGCGAGTAATCGGAGAAATGAAATCGTTGTCGGCGAGGAGAGTTTTTTCGGAGCAAACGTCGATTCAGTCAGGGAAGAAACGGGTACTGTGGCAGCGCCGTTGTTATGATCACAATTGTCGGACGCCGGAAGTAGTTAAGGAGAAAATCAAGTACTGTCATGGCAATCCAATGAGAGCAGGTCTGGTATCATCTCTGGCAGATTGGCGTTGGTCCAGTTATAACTGCTACGAGGGCAACAAAGATGTACTTCTGGATATAGACATAGTAGAGTTTAGGGGAAGGTGAGATGCTAAGGGAACCTACAGCAAGCTGTGGGCCACCCAGCCATTGGTACGAGTGAGATAAGAGCATGACGAAAATCAATAAAGACATTGTCAAAGCCGGGTACAACACTATCTCCAATGAGTATCTTGCGGCTCGTACCAAGAACTCCAGAGATGTACAACTACTTGAGGAGCTGGTCCAGCGACTGCCACGAGGTGCACGTATTCTCGATGCTGGTTGCGGTGCCGGCGTACCCATTACCCGGTTGCTGAGTCAGCACTTTGAAGTAGTGGGTGTTGACTTCTCCGAAGCACAAATCAAATTGGCGCAGCAACTCGTGCCCGAAGCCCAATTCGTCTGCGAAGATATGACTGAACTTAGTTTTCAGGATGCTACCTTCGACGCGATCTGTTCTTACTATGCGATCATCCATGTGCCCCGGCAAGAACACAAGACTATCTTTAGGCAGTTCTTTCGTCTCCTTAAGCCATCCGGGCTGGCTCTTCTGTGTTTGGGAGCGGATGATCTGGATGATGACATTGTCGAGGACTATATGGGCGTGAAGATGTATTGGAGTCATTACGATGTCGAGACCAATTTGGCTATGTTGGCAGACTGTGGATTCGAGCCAATCTGGTCACGAGTAGTGGAGGATGCCTCATGTCCCGGGTCCGGCCATTTATTCGTTCTGTTACAGAAGAAACGGGCCTAGTGCCGGCACACTGTCATGCAAGCAATTTTATAAAGGGTCAGACGAGGGCATCTGCCGCCCTCCGAACCGGCCCAAGTTTGAGCCGGGCACCCGGTAACAAAGTTCAACCGCCCACCAATCACAATCTGTCATGCCGGACTTGATCCGGCATCCAGTTCCGGATTCGAAGACTGGATTCCCTAACTTCACAAACGAAGTGCAACACCATTAATAAGAAAACGGCTCCTTCAAACTGAAGGAGCCGCGTTGTATTTCAACGTTTGATGTCGTTCCTATTCCCCAGCATACGCTTCGAGTGGCTCAAGGCTGGTCGATAGGCCAGCCCGCTCTCTCTGCAGGTTCCACTCCTCACGTGTCGCAACAACGGATTGTCCCGACACTTTGTCCAGAATATTGAAGAAGTCGAGCTGGTAACCATCGGCAAGCACTTCATTCTTCGGCTTGCCCTGGACAACGTAGACCGACTGCACACACT from Candidatus Zixiibacteriota bacterium includes:
- a CDS encoding transposase — its product is MTKLRHIDDGGTARFVTFSCYRHLPCLSTPRIRDIAVEELRRVAQKYDIRILGFVIMPDHVHLVLWPPDGTQLGRVIGEMKSLSARRVFSEQTSIQSGKKRVLWQRRCYDHNCRTPEVVKEKIKYCHGNPMRAGLVSSLADWRWSSYNCYEGNKDVLLDIDIVEFRGR
- a CDS encoding class I SAM-dependent methyltransferase; translated protein: MTKINKDIVKAGYNTISNEYLAARTKNSRDVQLLEELVQRLPRGARILDAGCGAGVPITRLLSQHFEVVGVDFSEAQIKLAQQLVPEAQFVCEDMTELSFQDATFDAICSYYAIIHVPRQEHKTIFRQFFRLLKPSGLALLCLGADDLDDDIVEDYMGVKMYWSHYDVETNLAMLADCGFEPIWSRVVEDASCPGSGHLFVLLQKKRA